A region from the Coffea eugenioides isolate CCC68of chromosome 9, Ceug_1.0, whole genome shotgun sequence genome encodes:
- the LOC113782640 gene encoding F-box protein At3g59000-like has translation MEEEGISKLPEEIIQHILCNFLSAKEAAQARLLSKAWLTGWQTCPVLTFEQPYFEREFVTPDERKRKQHMFRVFVDKVLLNYQEKKIGIHTFKLRMRLGYDSSDNESVNEWMKVAAGNGLKKLHLSVVFSSYILPPTILETKSLEDLFLQGCIFEHQLRGGVMCSNLRATGSQLRTIQLNNLAKLKELSVYYNQEQSVELMTKLPHVEDLKITSCDLLNTVKISSESLKLIQLKFNKKLEELQVDAPNIVRFACMGASIPRVGLLLPQSEDSHRRQIVEEVAGACI, from the exons ATGGAAGAAGAAGGGATATCAAAATTGCCAGAAGAAATTATACAACACATACTTTGCAATTTCCTCTCAGCTAAAGAAGCAGCCCAAGCAAGATTATTGTCTAAGGCATGGTTGACTGGATGGCAAACATGTCCAGTTCTAACTTTCGAGCAACCTTACTTCGAAAGAGAGTTTGTAACTCCTGATGAACGAAAACGTAAACAACATATGTTCCGGGTTTTTGTGGACAAGGTTTTGCTAAATTACCAGGAAAAGAAGATTGGGATACATACATTCAAGCTTCGGATGAGGCTTGGGTATGACTCATCTGACAATGAATCTGTGAATGAATGGATGAAAGTTGCTGCTGGAAATGGCCTGAAAAAGCTTCATCTCTCTGTTGTGTTTTCTTCGTACATATTGCCTCCGACAATTCTTGAGACAAAGTCCCTTGAAGATTTGTTTCTGCAAGGGTGCATCTTTGAGCACCAACTTAGAGGAGGTGTAATGTGTAGCAACCTTCGGGCGACTGGTTCTCAA TTAAGAACGATTCAGCTGAACAATCTTGCAAAACTCAAAGAATTGTCTGTCTACTATAATCAAGAGCAGAGTGTTGAATTGAT GACTAAGTTGCCACACGTTGAGGATTTAAAGATTACTTCTTGTGATCTATTAAACACTGTCAAAATTTCTAGCGAGTCTCTGAAACTCATTCAGTtgaagtttaacaaaaaatTGGAGGAGTTGCAGGTTGATGCTCCAAATATTGTTCGTTTTGCATGTATGGGCGCCAGCATCCCCCGTGTAGGTTTACTGCTTCCTCAA TCAGAAGATTCTCACAGGAGGCAAATTGTTGAGGAGGTTGCTGGAGCCTGTATTTAA
- the LOC113783429 gene encoding putative disease resistance RPP13-like protein 3 yields the protein MADAVVEFLLANLKELLLYHVDLLSGVKDQVESLHRELSLMKAFLKDSREKRDESAYVREIVRQITDVTYEAEDIIDTFVVHAAMQKARSALKRVFHALDHSNMLRSVSEDIKSIKVKVKEIYDKKMFGIESLQSGEPSHKPSARKRAPIVEEENVVGFDEEARTVVERLTDGPEQLEVISVVGMGGLGKTTLAKKVYSDPSIEYHFYIRAWVYMSQQYCRREVFLGILDSMGLITDQVYKMNDDRLAEELFRHLRSNRYLIVIDDVWTTEAWNDIKMAFPNTACGSRILLTSRNTEVAMHANPYCNPHRLRFLTNEESWELLCKKVFREGSCPPELQELGQRISKRCDGLPLAIVVVSGLLSKREKTRTWWNKVAESVSTYVARDPTQCMDVLALSYKHLPDHLKVCFIYFGAFPEDFEIPVSKLLKLWVAEGFIQQIGQETLEDIAEEYLVDLVDRNLVIVAKKRANGRIKSCRIHDMLRDLCIREGAEENFLQVIRGIPDRASLTSIPNYCRRLCIHSHVLEFVSSRPSGPHVRSFFCFSMDERDVPREHTSFVHEAFNLVRILDLKSIIFSRFPNEIVQLVHLRFLSLSGHFKVLPPAISNLWNLQTLVVVTTSRNLDIQADLWKMLQFRHLHTSGLSCLHGPRAETRKDSEDPFVRRNIQTICTIVPECCTENILSRTPNLKKLGIRGKLVMLVQERGGMSLFDNLAKLDHLETLKLLNDTFPLHPFKCHIPGLPQSYKFPPNLKKLTLSDTLLDWSEMSTLGMLPNLEVLKLKDYAFKGSRWEPLDGGFRLLRVLQLGRSDLVHWHASSHHFPRLERVVLKHCTHLEEIPCGFGEVSALQNMELYWPTPAAAASARLIQQQKQQDQRMVNSAFKLLIYPPDL from the coding sequence ATGGCAGATGCCGTTGTAGAGTTTCTCTTGGCTAATTTAAAGGAGTTACTTCTCTATCATGTAGACTTACTTTCAGGGGTGAAGGATCAAGTCGAATCTCTTCACAGGGAGCTTAGCTTGATGAAGGCTTTCCTTAAGGACTCTCGGGAGAAGCGTGATGAATCTGCATATGTTAGAGAGATAGTTCGACAAATTACAGATGTGACCTATGAGGCAGAAGATATCATTGACACTTTTGTAGTGCATGCAGCAATGCAAAAGGCAAGAAGTGCCTTGAAAAGAGTTTTTCATGCCCTAGATCACTCAAATATGCTGCGAAGTGTGTCAGAAGATATTAAATCCATCAAAGTGAAGGTCAAAGAGATTTATGATAAGAAGATGTTTGGAATTGAAAGCCTGCAAAGTGGAGAGCCTTCTCATAAACCATCAGCCAGAAAAAGGGCACCAATTGTGGAGGAAGAAAATGTTGTAGGATTTGATGAAGAGGCAAGAACAGTGGTTGAGCGGCTCACTGATGGACCAGAACAGCTAGAAGTGATATCAGTTGTGGGCATGGGTGGGCTTGGCAAAACAACTTTGGCGAAAAAGGTTTATTCTGATCCTTCTATTGAATATCACTTCTATATTCGTGCATGGGTTTACATGTCTCAACAATATTGTAGAAGAGAAGTTTTTCTTGGCATTTTAGACTCCATGGGCCTCATCACCGACCAAGTGTACAAAATGAATGATGACAGGCTGGCCGAGGAATTGTTCAGACATTTAAGGAGCAACAGATATCTCATTGTCATTGATGATGTCTGGACAACGGAGGCCTGGAATGATATCAAAATGGCTTTTCCAAATACTGCATGTGGTAGCAGAATATTGTTAACTAGTAGAAACACTGAGGTGGCTATGCATGCTAACCCTTACTGTAATCCTCATCGTTTGCGTTTTCTAACTAACGAAGAAAGCTGGGAATTACTTTGTAAGAAGGTTTTCCGAGAGGGTAGCTGCCCTCCAGAGCTACAAGAGCTGGGACAGCGGATATCAAAACGATGTGATGGACTGCCTCTGGCAATTGTGGTTGTTTCGGGACTTCTTTCAAAGAGAGAGAAAACACGCACTTGGTGGAACAAAGTTGCCGAAAGTGTAAGTACATATGTTGCTAGAGATCCAACGCAATGCATGGACGTCTTGGCATTGAGTTACAAGCACTTACCTGATCACTTGAAGGTGTGCTTCATCTACTTTGGGGCTTTTCCAGAAGACTTTGAGATCCCGGTGTCGAAATTACTGAAATTATGGGTTGCTGAGGGATTTATACAACAAATAGGACAGGAAACTTTAGAAGATATTGCAGAAGAGTATTTGGTGGATCTTGTCGACCGAAATCTGGTTATAGTGGCAAAGAAGAGGGCAAATGGTCGGATTAAGTCATGCCGAATTCATGATATGCTCCGTGATTTATGCATAAGAGAAGGTGcagaagaaaattttttgcaGGTGATCAGGGGTATACCAGATCGTGCCTCTTTGACCTCAATCCCAAATTACTGTCGCCGACTTTGTATCCATTCACATGTTTTGGAGTTTGTCTCTTCAAGGCCTTCTGGTCCTCATGTTCGCTCCTTCTTCTGCTTCTCTATGGATGAAAGGGATGTGCCTAGAGAACACACATCTTTCGTCCATGAGGCTTTTAATCTAGTTAGGATATTGGATTTGAAGTCAATTATCTTCTCACGCTTTCCGAATGAGATAGTGCAGTTGGTACACCTGCGATTTCTGTCTCTTTCTGGCCACTTCAAGGTTCTTCCTCCAGCAATTTCCAATCTGTGGAATCTGCAAACACTCGTTGTTGTAACAACATCTCGGAATCTTGACATTCAAGCAGATTTATGGAAAATGTTACAGTTCCGACATTTGCATACAAGTGGATTAAGTTGCTTACATGGGCCTCGTGCTGAAACAAGGAAGGATAGTGAAGATCCTTTTGTACGAAGAAATATTCAAACTATTTGCACGATCGTGCCTGAGTGTTGCACAGAGAACATATTATCAAGGACTCCCAATTTGAAGAAACTAGGAATTCGGGGCAAGTTAGTTATGCTTGTGCAGGAAAGAGGAGGAATGAGTTTGTTTGATAATCTAGCTAAGTTAGATCACCTTGAAACATTGAAGTTGTTGAACGACACATTCCCCCTGCATCCTTTCAAATGCCACATACCTGGTCTTCCGCAGTCCTATAAGTTCCCTCCAAATCTGAAAAAGCTCACTTTATCCGACACGCTGCTGGATTGGTCGGAAATGTCCACATTAGGTATGCTGCCAAATCTTGAGGTGCTTAAGCTAAAAGACTATGCATTCAAGGGAAGCAGATGGGAACCATTAGATGGTGGCTTTCGCCTTCTTAGAGTATTGCAGCTTGGGAGGTCAGATTTGGTGCATTGGCATGCTTCAAGTCATCACTTTCCTAGACTCGAAAGAGTGGTCCTTAAACACTGCACACACCTTGAGGAGATCCCTTGTGGCTTTGGGGAGGTATCTGCCCTCCAGAATATGGAGCTTTATTGGCCAACGCCAGCTGCTGCTGCCTCTGCTAGGCTAATTCAACAGCAAAAACAGCAGGATCAGAGAATGGTGAACAGTGCATTCAAGCTTCTCATCTATCCGCCAGATCTTTGA